The following coding sequences are from one Heptranchias perlo isolate sHepPer1 chromosome 13, sHepPer1.hap1, whole genome shotgun sequence window:
- the polr2d gene encoding DNA-directed RNA polymerase II subunit RPB4, producing the protein MAACGSESRVGDVEEDASQLVFPKEFENSETLLNSEVHMLLEHRKQQNESAEDEQELSEVFMKTLNYTARFSRFKNRETIASVRSLLLQKKLHKFELASLANLCPETAEEAKALIPSLEGRFEDEELQQILDDIQTKRSFQY; encoded by the exons ATGGCGGCCTGCGGGAGCGAGTCCCGGGTCGGAGATGTGGAGGAGGACGCGTCGCAGCTCGTGTTTCCGAAAg AGTTTGAAAACTCGGAGACACTGCTGAACTCTGAGGTCCACATGCTGCTGGAGCACAGGAAGCAGCAGAACGAGAGCGCGGAGGACGAACAGGAGCTCTCCGAGGTCTTCATGAAAACGTTAAACTACACGGCCAGATTCAGCCGCTTCAAAAACAGGGAGACCATCGCCAGTGTCAGGAG TCTGCTGTTACAGAAGAAATTGCACAAATTTGAACTAGCCAGTCTGGCCAACTTGTGTCCCGAGACAGCCGAGGAGGCTAAAGCTCTCATTCCCAG TTTGGAAGGTCGATTTGAGGACGAGGAGCTGCAGCAGATCCTCGATGATATTCAGACCAAGCGAAGCTTTCAGTATTAA